TGACCCACGAACAGGTAAAAACAATTTCAACAAAACTTGGTGTTTCAGAGACGGAAGTCATCAATATGAACAGACGCCTGACTGCGCCTGATCACAGCCTGAACTCACCCATGCGCGCTGATAGTGAAGGCGAATGGATGGATTGGCTGGAAGACGACACCCCCGATCAGGAAACGGTTTATGCCGAGAACGAGGAGCTAAAAAGTCGCCGGGCAATGCTTGAAAGTGCAATGGATTGCTTGAACGAACGGGAAAAACACATCTTGACGGAACGGCGTCTTCGCGAAGACCCCCTTACATTGGAAGATCTTAGCCAGGAATACAATATCAGCCGTGAACGCGTCAGACAGATCGAAGTGCGGGCATTTGAAAAAATTCAAAAGGCTGTAAAAGCAAAAGCTCTGGAAGAGAGATTGAATTAACGTCTCTCTCCCTTAACGTTGCAAAACATTGAAAGCGGCTGAGAAATCAGCCGCTTTCTTTAATTTTAGCGGGAAAACCCTGCTGCCGATTTCATGGCAACATATCCCATTGGCTTCATCGCGTCGCAGACCGCATCACTGGGCTCACCGTAGAGCGTGCATCGAAACGGTTTAAGGACACCCATAAACTGTTTCGCAAATTTTGACCCAAAATTCCCCATATGGATCATGGCTGCATCGGAAGAAGCGTATCGTTCGAAAATATGGCAGATGGTTTCGTCTTCGCTAAGAGACCATTCGTAATTCAGCGCTCCAGGCTCATCTTCCATTGTTGCAGATGACATTTCCTGCATCAGGGTCTTTAATTCTTGTAATTTTCCATCGCGAACATTCGCTTCAATAATCCAGTAAACATGATCTGACATTTGCTTCCCCTGATTGGTTTTGGATTTTCTTTGATCAGGGGATATTAGTACAGACGATATAAAAAAAACTATTTCTTTGTTCCATTATTCTTACTGGCCGGCTGGATTTTTGCGTCTTCAATAATCTGCCCACCCCATTCTTCGATCAGTTTCGCGCGCCGGCGATGCAGTCGCTTGACCACCTGCGCCGCCTGCACTTCATAGACACCTTGGACAAAAATCGGGACCCCCCATAACAGAAAGCCCGCCACGCCCGCACTTCCGAACATCAGCAACCACATATAAGGGTCAGAAAGAAGGCGCACCGCCTGATTAAGCGTATGCCCTCGATCCCACAAAAAGCCGACAACCGGTAATACACCAGCCAAATTACAAGCGAACATGGCCGCAATGCTGCCGCGAACTTTTGATGTGTTTAGAAATATCGCAATGACGCTGGGGATCATGCCGCATGCCAGAACCAACATTGTTGGCGGGGCAACAACAGAACACACTCCGATGAAAACCATCAGCGGAAATAAGGAAGCACTGCGACTAGCACCTTTTGATTTTGATTTTGCGGCCATCTTATCCTCTAAACGAAATACATGTATGAGAGCCCCATACTGGCCAGCAGTGCGGAGATGGAAATGACAGAGGCGATCCACTGACCATATTTTTGGGCGGCGCGTTTTCTGTATTCCCGCCCCCCTTCCAGGGCTCCAATACTGTTTTCAACAGCAACAAATGCCTTAATAGCTTGCTCATACTCTTCCGCATCCCGGCGCAGGTTATTTTTTAGGTCCACTGCTTTCAGAATTTTTTCGATACTGCCGGATTCTTTGACTTGATTATACTTTGACTTCACATATTCCCGGCGGATATCAGAATGAATGCTATTTATCAAAGGCTTAATCACTTCCCCCACCCATAAGCACATACCCGGCTTTGGACCGGGGCTCATCATGTTTTGCATTCGGGCAAAAAGATTGACCAGCCTATAAACATGCTCAACCGTTCCTTCTTTTTCATTGCCGACTTCCTGAACGCTTTTAAACAACCGCTTCGAACGCGCTGCAATAAAGGCGGCAATATGCCTGTCATACGGTTTGATTTTTCCATTATTTTTAAGGGCAAGATGCTCAAGAACGTCCATCAATTGAACCGTATCTTTTACGTGGCATCCTCCCAGGGATGTACTCAGGCAAGAGATGGTCGAGTTAAGTTCATACAGGCATCTTTCCAGACCAAACCCGACTTGCTCTTTTTTCTCCATAAAGCTGAAACATTCGGTGGCAAGCCCAAGCTTCATCCACCCTTCGCCTCGCTTCCGCTCGCCACTTCGCTTTCCGCTCTCACTGTAAATAATATCCAGCAGTAACCCGCTTTCCAGAATTTCGGCCAGCGTATTTTTTATACTGCCTCCAACCTGAAAGGCATAGGCTATCAAGCCGCTCATCCCCCCTCTGGAAAAGGTGACGTCTCGATACCAAAGCGACCCTTGCCGGTCTAAAATCGCAGCGGCGCGGGAGATTGCCTGAATTTCATTCCGGCGCAACCCTCTGGACGTGTTCCGTGCCCGCGAGACAACCTCGGCGAATTGTGCCCCCGCCTCTTTGTCATTCAGCGAGTTTTTGACCCAGCTTTCCAGCTTTCCGTTTTCCAGCATCACATAGCCTTGAGACGGACGCCGGCATAAGGCCATGGCCAACAAGCGCGGAGAGACATATTCAATTTCTTCAAAAACAATCGGGCCAGGGGCTCGCCGATCACCAAATCCGGGACGGGGACGCTCGTAAACACCATCTCTCCAACGTCTCAATACCTCTACATTCCAGCGCCGCGTCGGGTCATCATTAAGCAGCCCTGCCAATAAAAAGCCAACCCGTGTTGATGCCGGGATTTTCGGAACAAGAACCGCATAACTACCATGCTGCAATTTTGCCGCATAAAGTTCACTTCTTGATCGCCCGGCACCTGGAAGAACTCCACCTAACAAATGAACGATCAACACTCCAAGCGCATAGATATCAGCCATGACG
This region of Sneathiella aquimaris genomic DNA includes:
- a CDS encoding putative quinol monooxygenase, with amino-acid sequence MSDHVYWIIEANVRDGKLQELKTLMQEMSSATMEDEPGALNYEWSLSEDETICHIFERYASSDAAMIHMGNFGSKFAKQFMGVLKPFRCTLYGEPSDAVCDAMKPMGYVAMKSAAGFSR
- a CDS encoding serine/threonine-protein kinase, translated to MASEKNENSGKNEKQDKTLGMLRGRFKILLMNPLPHMDSGNNKAYAVDDLQNSSAVLYALISDPGTPHREELAQRLTARSAPGMVELHSHGLVSFGPADIRYVFVFDLPVHGRVFSSETGPLKEQDVLNKIVPRVLDTILDFAEREESHRAIRADNLFYMDDNHLGLVLGECVTSPAGSLQPDIYEPLESANSMEYGRGNATVMADIYALGVLIVHLLGGVLPGAGRSRSELYAAKLQHGSYAVLVPKIPASTRVGFLLAGLLNDDPTRRWNVEVLRRWRDGVYERPRPGFGDRRAPGPIVFEEIEYVSPRLLAMALCRRPSQGYVMLENGKLESWVKNSLNDKEAGAQFAEVVSRARNTSRGLRRNEIQAISRAAAILDRQGSLWYRDVTFSRGGMSGLIAYAFQVGGSIKNTLAEILESGLLLDIIYSESGKRSGERKRGEGWMKLGLATECFSFMEKKEQVGFGLERCLYELNSTISCLSTSLGGCHVKDTVQLMDVLEHLALKNNGKIKPYDRHIAAFIAARSKRLFKSVQEVGNEKEGTVEHVYRLVNLFARMQNMMSPGPKPGMCLWVGEVIKPLINSIHSDIRREYVKSKYNQVKESGSIEKILKAVDLKNNLRRDAEEYEQAIKAFVAVENSIGALEGGREYRKRAAQKYGQWIASVISISALLASMGLSYMYFV